Proteins encoded within one genomic window of Synechococcus sp. PCC 7335:
- the nagA gene encoding N-acetylglucosamine-6-phosphate deacetylase, which yields MADSRVIVNARLPQRSGLHQITVEARRISAIATQADRLPPTADSTGSEIDVQGDWISPGAIDLQINGAKGLAFPDLCIEQLDRLQDICELLWQQGVSGFCPTLVTTSLKNFHRSLKAIQAFQDHQKQHLLPNSATVLGAHLEGPFLNPAKKGAHPSEHLQPLTLEKLKRVVDKFAQTIRIITLAPEIGTETDLIPWLIEQNITVSLGHSLATEEQANKAFSQGATMVTHAFNAMPGLHHREPGLLGAALTNPSVFCGFIADGEHISKTMLDLLLRADRASSWQNSNDSDRQNQRTTTLFLVSDALSPLGLPDGVYPWDSRQIAVVNGTARLLNGTLSGTTLPLIAGAQNLVQWGLCSVEEAITLVTTTPRQAIHHPGIQIHQPAQLLRWSYRSDQLRWQWLL from the coding sequence ATGGCGGATAGTCGCGTTATTGTCAACGCTCGCCTGCCCCAACGATCAGGACTCCATCAGATCACAGTAGAGGCTAGGCGCATTAGCGCGATCGCCACCCAAGCAGATCGATTGCCTCCTACAGCAGACTCCACAGGCAGTGAAATAGATGTTCAAGGCGATTGGATCTCACCGGGCGCAATCGATCTACAGATCAACGGGGCCAAAGGACTTGCTTTTCCTGATCTGTGCATTGAGCAACTTGATCGATTACAGGATATCTGCGAACTGCTGTGGCAGCAAGGCGTCAGCGGATTTTGTCCAACCCTAGTTACCACGTCTCTGAAAAACTTTCACAGAAGTCTAAAGGCGATACAAGCTTTCCAGGACCATCAAAAGCAGCACTTATTGCCCAATAGCGCCACTGTTTTAGGGGCCCATTTAGAAGGCCCCTTCCTAAACCCAGCAAAGAAAGGGGCCCATCCTAGTGAACATCTACAGCCGCTTACATTAGAAAAACTTAAGCGCGTGGTAGATAAGTTCGCCCAAACTATTCGCATTATCACACTAGCGCCTGAAATAGGCACCGAAACAGACCTTATTCCCTGGCTAATAGAACAGAACATAACCGTTAGTTTGGGTCATTCACTAGCAACCGAAGAACAGGCAAACAAAGCTTTTAGCCAAGGGGCAACGATGGTAACCCATGCTTTCAACGCCATGCCAGGGCTTCACCATAGAGAACCAGGTTTATTAGGAGCAGCACTGACTAACCCCAGCGTCTTTTGCGGCTTCATTGCCGACGGTGAGCATATTAGCAAAACGATGCTTGATTTGTTGCTTCGAGCCGATCGAGCCAGCAGTTGGCAAAACAGCAACGATTCAGATAGGCAGAATCAAAGAACGACTACATTGTTCCTAGTAAGCGATGCGCTTTCTCCACTAGGTTTGCCAGACGGTGTGTATCCGTGGGATAGCCGTCAGATCGCAGTGGTCAATGGCACCGCGCGGCTATTAAATGGAACGCTTTCAGGAACCACGCTGCCGCTCATAGCGGGTGCTCAGAACCTGGTGCAGTGGGGGCTATGCAGCGTGGAAGAAGCAATTACGCTAGTCACCACCACTCCTCGACAAGCTATTCACCACCCTGGGATCCAAATACATCAGCCTGCCCAACTTCTTCGCTGGTCATATCGAAGCGATCAGCTTCGTTGGCAATGGCTGTTATAG
- a CDS encoding RibD family protein, producing the protein MQSPLARSFNRPRITVVLAMSADGKITDASRAAARFPSVADKAHLEAQIAKADATLFGAGTLRAYGTTLPVTNATLIADRRSRQQPDQPIQIVCSAIGNLDPGWPFFQQPVPRWLITTLEGMQSWREGRKGKDIERPFEHVLITERPFNWHVVMQDLLCGKSALSSAADRPAIQNLVVMGGGELVASLLSDGLIDDLYLTVCPLLIGGKTAPTPVGGLGFTLPRTPQLVLKSCQVKADEVFLHYSVCH; encoded by the coding sequence GTGCAGTCACCACTTGCTCGTAGCTTCAATCGTCCTCGAATTACTGTCGTTCTTGCGATGAGTGCGGATGGCAAAATCACGGATGCTAGCCGTGCAGCCGCTCGTTTTCCTTCTGTTGCAGACAAGGCCCATTTAGAAGCGCAAATTGCGAAAGCTGATGCCACGCTGTTTGGAGCGGGAACGTTGCGTGCTTATGGCACAACTCTACCAGTAACGAATGCTACTTTGATTGCAGATCGGCGATCGCGCCAGCAGCCCGATCAGCCTATTCAAATCGTTTGCTCTGCTATTGGCAACCTTGATCCCGGATGGCCTTTTTTTCAGCAGCCTGTTCCTCGTTGGCTAATTACCACGCTCGAAGGAATGCAGTCCTGGCGCGAAGGCAGAAAAGGAAAAGATATTGAGCGGCCATTCGAACATGTTCTGATTACTGAGCGTCCCTTTAACTGGCACGTTGTTATGCAGGATTTGCTCTGTGGAAAATCGGCTCTGTCATCAGCGGCTGATCGCCCCGCTATTCAAAATTTGGTGGTTATGGGAGGGGGTGAACTGGTTGCCTCTTTGCTCAGCGATGGGCTGATAGACGATTTGTATCTCACTGTTTGCCCATTGCTGATTGGGGGGAAAACAGCACCTACTCCAGTTGGTGGATTAGGGTTTACGCTGCCTCGTACGCCGCAGTTGGTACTTAAGTCTTGCCAGGTAAAGGCAGATGAAGTGTTTTTGCACTATAGCGTTTGCCACTAA